A region of Paractinoplanes abujensis DNA encodes the following proteins:
- a CDS encoding GntR family transcriptional regulator codes for MPGPRRRSVLISRLTDRPLGSPQDELRSIILDGQVPPGSAIPVDAVAAAFGVSRIPVREALMTLIGEGLVDHRPNGGYRVAMMTAREFAEIYLVREALETAGLRAAVERACADDDAQARSALRALDAAITAYDGRLYHRESRRFHLALIRPCRMRRLLHMLDLAWNQTEPLQPMSHLDSTEREQLHADHAGMLAAFQRRDADALAAVFAAHHHRLQTAIGALPVDTGLFEAEEDIHFR; via the coding sequence ATGCCCGGACCCCGGCGCCGATCGGTGCTGATCTCGCGCTTGACCGACCGGCCGCTCGGGAGCCCGCAGGACGAGCTGCGCAGCATCATCCTGGACGGGCAGGTGCCGCCGGGCTCGGCCATCCCCGTGGACGCGGTGGCGGCCGCGTTCGGAGTGAGCCGGATCCCCGTACGGGAAGCTCTGATGACGTTGATCGGGGAGGGGCTCGTCGATCATCGGCCCAACGGTGGGTATCGGGTGGCCATGATGACCGCGCGCGAGTTCGCGGAGATCTACCTGGTGCGCGAGGCGCTGGAGACGGCCGGGTTGCGCGCGGCTGTGGAACGGGCCTGCGCGGACGACGACGCTCAGGCCCGTTCGGCGCTGCGGGCCTTGGACGCGGCGATCACCGCGTACGACGGGCGCCTTTATCACCGGGAAAGCCGGCGCTTCCACCTGGCCCTGATCCGCCCGTGCCGGATGCGCCGCCTGCTGCACATGCTCGACCTGGCGTGGAATCAGACCGAGCCGTTGCAGCCGATGTCGCATCTGGACAGCACGGAGCGGGAGCAGTTGCACGCCGATCACGCGGGCATGCTGGCCGCCTTCCAGAGGCGTGACGCCGACGCCCTGGCCGCCGTCTTCGCCGCCCACCACCACCGGCTGCAGACCGCGATCGGTGCCCTCCCGGTGGACACCGGCCTGTTCGAAGCCGAGGAAGATATACATTTCCGCTAA
- a CDS encoding ATP-dependent Clp protease proteolytic subunit — translation MSVEMRHDPMRWGQPPQSPESSSPGLPGWLEEKLFDQRIVMVRGQLTSEAASGIAAALMTLDAHGPAPVQLHVASAGGELGAALSVIDVIDSMAAPVQAVVTSQAGGAVVALLAAAERRAAYRHARFKLNEPRSAGVTGTADEVARAAGQHLRELEEITLRLVEVTGQSRSRVEDDMSAGRSLTAQEALEYGLIDEILGKA, via the coding sequence ATGTCGGTGGAGATGCGCCACGATCCGATGCGGTGGGGTCAGCCGCCACAGTCGCCGGAGTCCTCGTCGCCGGGCCTGCCGGGCTGGCTCGAGGAGAAGCTTTTCGACCAGCGGATCGTGATGGTCCGCGGCCAGCTCACCTCGGAGGCCGCCTCGGGCATCGCCGCGGCCCTGATGACGCTCGACGCGCACGGCCCGGCCCCGGTGCAGCTGCACGTGGCCAGCGCCGGAGGCGAGCTCGGGGCCGCGCTCTCGGTCATCGACGTGATCGACTCCATGGCCGCGCCCGTGCAGGCCGTCGTCACGTCGCAGGCGGGCGGGGCCGTCGTGGCCCTGCTGGCCGCGGCCGAGCGCCGCGCGGCGTACCGGCACGCCCGGTTCAAGCTCAACGAGCCCCGCTCGGCCGGCGTCACCGGCACCGCCGACGAGGTGGCCCGGGCCGCCGGGCAGCACCTGCGCGAGCTCGAAGAGATCACGCTGCGACTGGTCGAGGTGACCGGTCAGTCCCGCAGCCGCGTCGAGGACGACATGTCCGCCGGCCGCAGCCTGACCGCGCAGGAGGCCCTGGAGTACGGGCTGATCGACGAGATCCTCGGCAAGGCATGA
- a CDS encoding uL11 family ribosomal protein has product MPPKKKTHEVTLALEAGNAAMVDLGKMLGPTGANMRAVKVEYDEATAKNRGEIIPVIVSVYEDRSHTLAYKTPPTSFLIRKALGIQSGASNPLTQTVGTLSATQVKEIAERKLPDLNANDIDAAIQIVSGTARSMGVKVNV; this is encoded by the coding sequence ATGCCGCCCAAGAAGAAGACTCATGAGGTAACCCTCGCGCTTGAGGCGGGTAACGCCGCGATGGTCGACCTCGGCAAGATGCTTGGTCCGACCGGGGCCAACATGCGTGCCGTCAAGGTCGAGTACGACGAGGCGACGGCGAAGAACCGCGGCGAGATCATCCCGGTCATCGTCTCGGTCTACGAGGACCGCAGCCACACGCTGGCCTACAAGACGCCGCCGACCAGCTTCCTGATCCGCAAGGCTCTGGGCATCCAGTCGGGCGCGTCCAACCCGCTGACCCAGACCGTGGGCACGCTCAGCGCGACCCAGGTCAAGGAGATCGCCGAGCGCAAGCTTCCCGACCTCAACGCGAACGACATCGACGCCGCGATCCAGATCGTCTCCGGCACCGCCCGTTCCATGGGCGTGAAGGTCAACGTCTGA
- a CDS encoding transglycosylase SLT domain-containing protein, with protein MAAALATLAVVAGCGLVGGGDDDVAAPPAATESASPVAEEPEFEPITESPTPEPVVTTTAPKPRKTTKTPKATEPTQPAFWSELPACAHYDKTKPVAKKTVKKALKSASARVYWRTEAPTLKLNYPLVKAIAWQESGWQTNIHNCDGGTGVMQVMPDTVDFVNNRFGLQYDAKNYKDNAYAGANYIAWFTRWAGQNYFKENYNLSTSKCKSHTSWCLLNVVISGYNAGQGAIEAAAETKTLPNPEYVAAVRSLMSRCECDQF; from the coding sequence GTGGCAGCGGCACTGGCCACGCTGGCCGTGGTAGCCGGGTGCGGCCTGGTCGGCGGCGGGGACGACGACGTGGCGGCTCCGCCCGCGGCCACGGAATCGGCTTCGCCGGTCGCCGAGGAGCCCGAGTTCGAGCCGATCACGGAGTCGCCGACGCCGGAACCGGTGGTGACCACCACAGCGCCCAAGCCCAGGAAAACGACAAAAACGCCGAAAGCCACCGAGCCTACCCAGCCCGCGTTCTGGAGCGAGCTGCCGGCCTGCGCGCACTACGACAAGACGAAGCCGGTGGCCAAGAAGACGGTCAAGAAGGCGCTCAAGTCGGCCTCGGCGCGCGTCTACTGGCGTACGGAAGCTCCGACCTTGAAGTTGAATTATCCGCTCGTCAAGGCGATCGCCTGGCAGGAGAGCGGCTGGCAGACCAACATCCACAACTGCGACGGCGGCACGGGTGTCATGCAGGTCATGCCGGACACCGTCGACTTCGTCAACAACCGGTTCGGCCTTCAGTACGACGCGAAGAACTACAAGGACAACGCGTATGCCGGGGCCAACTACATCGCTTGGTTCACCCGGTGGGCGGGGCAGAACTACTTCAAGGAGAACTACAACCTGAGCACCAGCAAGTGCAAGTCGCACACCTCGTGGTGCCTGCTGAACGTGGTCATCTCGGGTTACAACGCGGGTCAGGGGGCGATCGAGGCGGCCGCCGAGACCAAGACCCTGCCCAACCCGGAGTACGTGGCGGCGGTGCGCTCGCTGATGAGCCGGTGCGAGTGCGACCAGTTCTGA
- the typA gene encoding translational GTPase TypA, with protein MQTRTDLRNVAIIAHVDHGKTTLVDAMLRQGSQSHARGEMADRVMDSMDLEREKGITILAKNTAISYQPAEGDPVTINIIDTPGHADFGGEVERGLTMVDGVALLVDASEGPLPQTRFVLRKALAAKLPIILIINKVDRPDARIKEVVDETYELFLDLDADEHQIEFPIVYACARDGIASLTQPKDGTVPEDSADLEVLFSTILETIPAPTYTEGAPLQAHVVNLDASNFLGRLALCRVHEGTIRKGQTVAWCKTDGTISNVRISELLITEGLDRKPAESAGPGDIMAVAGIAEIMIGETLADAENPKPLPLITVDEPAISMVLGTNTSPLVGKVKGAKVTARMVKDRLDRELIGNVSLRVLPTERPDAWEVQGRGELALAILVEQMRRENYELTVGKPQVVTKTIDGKLHEPVERLTIDAPDEYMGAITTLLSTRKGRMEELINHGTGWLRMEWLVPARGLIGFRTEFLTETRGTGIMHHLFEDYEPWFGELRTRNNGSLVADRAGAVTPFAMINIQERGQLFVEPTTEVYEGMIVGENSREDDMDVNITKEKKLTNMRAASADNTEKVIPPRKLSLEQALEFCREDECVEVTPAAVRIRKVILDQQTRGRQAARRKHQQ; from the coding sequence ATGCAGACCCGCACCGACCTACGCAACGTCGCCATCATCGCTCACGTCGACCATGGCAAAACCACCCTGGTCGACGCCATGTTGCGTCAGGGCAGCCAGTCCCACGCGCGCGGCGAGATGGCCGACCGCGTCATGGACTCCATGGACCTGGAGCGGGAAAAGGGCATCACCATTCTCGCCAAGAACACGGCGATCAGCTACCAGCCCGCCGAAGGTGACCCCGTCACCATCAACATCATCGACACCCCGGGCCACGCCGACTTCGGCGGTGAGGTCGAGCGCGGCCTCACCATGGTCGACGGCGTCGCCCTGCTCGTCGACGCCTCCGAGGGCCCGCTGCCGCAGACCCGCTTCGTGCTGCGCAAGGCGCTGGCGGCCAAGCTCCCGATCATCCTGATCATCAACAAGGTCGACCGGCCCGACGCCCGCATCAAGGAGGTCGTCGACGAGACGTACGAGCTCTTCCTCGACCTCGACGCCGACGAGCACCAGATCGAGTTCCCGATCGTCTACGCCTGCGCCCGCGACGGCATCGCCTCGCTGACCCAGCCCAAGGACGGCACCGTCCCGGAAGACTCGGCCGACCTCGAGGTGCTGTTCAGCACGATCCTGGAGACCATTCCCGCGCCCACCTACACCGAGGGCGCCCCGCTCCAGGCGCACGTCGTCAACCTCGACGCCTCGAACTTCCTCGGCCGGCTCGCGCTGTGCCGGGTGCACGAGGGCACGATCCGCAAGGGTCAGACCGTCGCCTGGTGCAAGACCGACGGCACGATCAGCAACGTCCGCATCTCCGAGCTGCTGATCACCGAGGGCCTCGACCGCAAGCCGGCCGAGAGCGCCGGTCCGGGCGACATCATGGCCGTGGCCGGCATCGCCGAGATCATGATCGGCGAGACGCTGGCCGACGCGGAGAACCCCAAGCCGCTTCCCCTGATCACCGTGGACGAGCCGGCCATCTCGATGGTCCTCGGCACCAACACGTCGCCGCTGGTCGGCAAGGTCAAGGGGGCCAAGGTCACGGCCCGCATGGTCAAGGACCGCCTCGACCGCGAGCTCATCGGTAACGTCTCGCTGCGGGTCCTCCCGACCGAGCGGCCGGACGCCTGGGAGGTCCAGGGTCGTGGCGAGCTCGCGCTGGCCATCCTGGTCGAGCAGATGCGCCGCGAGAACTACGAGCTTACCGTGGGCAAGCCGCAGGTAGTCACCAAGACCATCGACGGCAAGCTCCACGAGCCGGTCGAGCGGCTCACGATCGACGCCCCCGATGAATACATGGGCGCCATCACCACGCTGCTGTCCACCCGCAAGGGCCGGATGGAAGAGCTGATCAACCACGGCACCGGCTGGCTGCGCATGGAGTGGCTGGTCCCGGCGCGCGGCCTGATCGGCTTCCGGACGGAGTTCCTGACCGAGACCCGCGGCACCGGCATCATGCACCACCTGTTCGAGGACTACGAGCCGTGGTTCGGTGAGCTGCGCACCCGCAACAACGGCTCGCTCGTGGCCGACCGCGCGGGCGCCGTCACCCCGTTCGCGATGATCAACATCCAGGAGCGTGGTCAGCTGTTCGTCGAGCCGACCACCGAGGTCTACGAGGGCATGATCGTCGGTGAGAACTCCCGTGAGGACGACATGGACGTCAACATCACCAAGGAGAAGAAGCTCACCAACATGCGCGCGGCCAGCGCCGACAACACCGAGAAGGTGATCCCGCCGCGCAAGCTCTCCCTGGAACAGGCCCTCGAGTTCTGCCGCGAGGACGAGTGCGTCGAGGTCACCCCGGCCGCCGTCCGCATTCGCAAGGTCATCCTCGACCAGCAGACCCGAGGCCGCCAGGCCGCCCGCCGCAAGCACCAGCAGTAA
- a CDS encoding TerC family protein: MNISAWVWIVTLVAVVVVLAIDLLIIGRRPHEPSMKESGGWVAFYIALALAFGGGLWFFAGAGPAAEFYTGWLTEYSLSVDNLFIFMIIMARFAVPRQFQQKVLLIGIVLALIMRGLFIAAGAALISQFSWVFYIFGAFLVYTAITLLKEGENDEEDFKENILIRWAKRALPVSSSFDSGRMTVVTETGKRLFTPMLIVMIAIGTTDLLFALDSIPAIFGITKEPYLVFTANVFALMGLRQLFFLLGGLLERLVYLNYGLAAVLAFIGVKLFLEALHTNNLDFINGGDGVHWAPEIPIWLSLLVIIGTLGIATVASLIKSSRDRRKELAGTPS; this comes from the coding sequence TTGAACATTTCCGCCTGGGTGTGGATCGTCACCCTGGTTGCCGTCGTCGTGGTGCTGGCGATCGACCTTCTGATCATCGGCCGGCGACCGCACGAGCCTTCGATGAAAGAGTCGGGCGGCTGGGTGGCCTTCTACATCGCCCTCGCGTTGGCGTTCGGCGGTGGCCTCTGGTTCTTCGCCGGGGCGGGACCGGCCGCGGAGTTCTACACCGGCTGGCTCACCGAGTATTCGCTGAGCGTCGACAACCTCTTCATCTTCATGATCATCATGGCCCGGTTCGCCGTGCCGCGGCAGTTCCAGCAGAAGGTGCTGCTCATCGGCATCGTGCTGGCTCTGATCATGCGTGGCCTGTTCATCGCCGCCGGCGCCGCGCTGATCTCGCAGTTCTCGTGGGTGTTCTACATCTTCGGCGCGTTCCTCGTCTACACGGCGATCACCCTGCTCAAGGAGGGTGAGAACGACGAGGAGGACTTCAAGGAGAACATCTTGATCCGGTGGGCCAAGCGCGCCCTGCCGGTGTCGTCGTCGTTCGACAGCGGCCGGATGACGGTGGTCACCGAGACCGGCAAGCGCCTGTTCACACCGATGCTGATCGTGATGATCGCGATCGGCACGACGGACCTGCTGTTCGCGCTCGACTCAATCCCTGCGATCTTCGGCATCACCAAGGAGCCGTATCTGGTCTTCACGGCCAACGTGTTCGCGTTGATGGGTCTGCGGCAGCTGTTCTTCCTGCTGGGCGGCCTGCTCGAACGCCTGGTCTACCTCAATTACGGCCTGGCCGCGGTGCTCGCCTTCATCGGCGTCAAGCTGTTCCTCGAGGCCTTGCACACCAACAACCTCGACTTCATCAACGGCGGCGACGGCGTCCACTGGGCCCCCGAGATCCCGATCTGGCTGTCGCTCCTGGTTATCATCGGCACCCTCGGCATCGCCACGGTGGCCAGTCTGATCAAGTCGTCCCGCGACCGGCGGAAAGAGCTGGCCGGCACCCCCTCCTGA
- a CDS encoding antibiotic biosynthesis monooxygenase family protein: MVLEVALIDITPGSEDAFAAAYRTGHPILAGTPGCRSVRMTRGIESASRFVLLVEWDDVEAHEKNFRATERFQQWRDLIGPYFANPPLVEHYVDVPADES, from the coding sequence ATGGTTCTTGAGGTTGCGCTGATCGACATCACTCCCGGCTCCGAGGACGCCTTCGCCGCGGCCTACCGGACGGGCCATCCGATCCTGGCCGGCACGCCGGGGTGCCGCTCAGTGCGCATGACCCGTGGCATCGAGTCGGCGTCCCGGTTCGTGCTGCTCGTCGAGTGGGACGACGTCGAAGCCCATGAGAAGAACTTCCGCGCCACCGAACGCTTCCAGCAGTGGCGCGACCTGATCGGGCCCTACTTCGCCAACCCGCCGCTGGTTGAGCACTACGTCGACGTTCCCGCCGACGAAAGCTGA
- a CDS encoding VOC family protein, with product MIRWVDAFLDRPSEKLDDAVTFWATITGSTPAPQKHPGFVRLRTAAGDDWLELQGVREGPGGHHPDIWVDDRAGFNGRALTAGGTVLADHGDWQTLRSPAGLRFCTATWRDQHVRPRPYGGPGGVTLRPHQLCFDLAPAEYDREVHFWRTLTGWELDEGEQADEFVRLQPQPPVPIRFLFQRLDSDRPASIHLDVSCSDIPAARTWHESLGATLVGEWPHWSTFRDPAGGVYCLTSGDPATD from the coding sequence ATGATTCGCTGGGTGGACGCCTTCCTCGACCGGCCCTCCGAAAAGCTCGACGACGCCGTCACGTTCTGGGCGACGATCACCGGGTCCACTCCCGCGCCGCAGAAGCATCCCGGGTTCGTACGGCTGCGGACAGCGGCCGGCGACGACTGGCTCGAACTCCAAGGCGTCCGCGAAGGTCCCGGCGGTCACCACCCCGACATCTGGGTCGACGACCGCGCCGGTTTCAACGGCCGGGCCCTGACGGCGGGCGGGACCGTCCTGGCCGACCACGGCGACTGGCAGACGCTCCGTTCCCCGGCCGGCCTGCGCTTCTGCACGGCGACGTGGCGTGACCAGCATGTGCGGCCGCGACCGTACGGCGGGCCGGGTGGCGTGACGCTGCGCCCCCACCAGCTCTGCTTCGACCTGGCGCCGGCCGAGTACGACCGCGAGGTGCACTTCTGGCGGACACTGACCGGCTGGGAACTGGACGAAGGTGAGCAGGCCGACGAGTTCGTACGCCTGCAGCCACAGCCCCCGGTCCCGATCCGCTTCCTGTTCCAGCGGCTCGACTCGGACCGGCCGGCCTCGATCCACCTGGACGTCTCGTGCTCCGACATCCCGGCCGCCCGCACCTGGCACGAGTCCCTGGGCGCCACGTTAGTGGGGGAGTGGCCGCACTGGTCCACGTTCCGCGACCCCGCAGGCGGCGTGTACTGCTTGACCAGCGGCGACCCCGCCACCGACTGA
- a CDS encoding GNAT family N-acetyltransferase produces MTATGDTTWIELTGLPAELLALAERCYAADGGMPLATDPAFLGRRWAQGFGLAAEDGSLLAAGAVRSGPFFTGLVDPDARGRGLGAEVLDRGLALAASAGSVGPAASTGDRVVTVESETMTDDAAELFESRGLRQTFAEDVMRIDDLDLPPAEWPSGATVTAWDGPAIARRFHTTYDASFRDRPGFPGDPAEEWIAENEEDEDFLPGCSLLVTLPGLGDAGFVVAARGWIVQAGVVPFARRRGLGAALITEALTRMRSAGEADHAWLTVNINNPGAAALYRRLGFVERGLRARYQRPV; encoded by the coding sequence ATGACTGCGACCGGCGACACCACGTGGATCGAGCTGACCGGCCTGCCCGCGGAGCTGCTCGCCCTGGCCGAGCGGTGCTACGCGGCCGACGGCGGGATGCCGCTGGCGACCGACCCGGCTTTCCTCGGGCGGCGCTGGGCCCAGGGCTTCGGGCTGGCCGCCGAGGACGGTTCGCTGCTCGCCGCCGGGGCGGTCCGGTCCGGGCCGTTCTTCACCGGTCTTGTCGACCCTGACGCACGAGGGCGCGGGCTTGGCGCCGAGGTGCTCGATCGCGGGCTGGCGCTCGCGGCCTCGGCGGGCTCCGTGGGCCCGGCGGCCTCGACCGGTGATCGGGTCGTGACCGTGGAGTCGGAGACGATGACCGACGACGCGGCGGAGCTGTTCGAGTCGCGGGGCCTGCGGCAGACCTTCGCCGAGGACGTCATGCGCATCGACGACCTCGACCTGCCCCCGGCCGAGTGGCCCAGCGGGGCGACCGTCACGGCCTGGGACGGGCCCGCGATCGCCCGGCGCTTCCACACGACGTATGACGCGTCGTTCCGCGACCGGCCCGGCTTCCCCGGCGACCCGGCCGAGGAGTGGATCGCCGAGAACGAGGAGGACGAGGACTTCCTGCCCGGCTGCTCCCTGCTGGTGACGCTGCCCGGCCTGGGCGACGCCGGGTTCGTGGTGGCCGCCCGGGGCTGGATCGTGCAGGCCGGCGTGGTGCCGTTCGCCAGGCGCCGGGGTCTCGGGGCGGCCCTGATCACCGAGGCGCTGACCCGCATGCGCTCCGCCGGTGAGGCCGACCACGCCTGGCTGACCGTCAACATCAACAACCCGGGGGCGGCGGCGCTCTACCGCCGGCTGGGTTTCGTGGAGCGAGGGCTGCGGGCCCGGTACCAGCGACCCGTCTGA